A segment of the Streptomyces sp. L2 genome:
AGGAAGAGGTCGCGGACGAACTGGAGTCCGTGCTGAAGGAGACGGGCGCGGACGAGGTGCTCGTGACGACGAGCAGCTACGACCGTACGGCCCTGCTGGACTCCTACCGGCGGCTCGCCGCCGTCTCGAGATGCGAACCCGGCGCGGGGCGGTGACCCTGGAGGGGAAGCCTCAAGCTACGAGGAGGGCTGCCATGTCCGTCATGGACAAGCTCAAGCAAATGCTCAAGGGCCACGAAGACCAGGCCAGCAAGGGCATCGACAAGGGTGGCGACATGCTCGACGAGCGCACCCAGGGCAAGTACAGCTCGCAGGTCGACACCGCGCAGGACAAGCTGAATGAGCAGCTCAGGAGGGACCAGGACCAGCCTCCGCAGCCGTAGCGGGTAGTGCACAGCCCCCACGATCCGTACGTCCGCGTCCGCGGCGCCCGTGAGCACAATCTCCGGGGCGTCGACGTGGACATCCCCCGGGATGTGCTGGCCGTGTTCACCGGCGTGTCCGGCTCGGGGAAGTCGTCCCTGGCGTTCGGCACCGTCTATGCCGAGGCCCAGCGACGCTACTTCGAGTCGGTCGCGCCGTACGCGCGCAGGCTGATCCACCAGGTCGGGGCGCCCAAGGTCGGTGAGATCACCGGGCTGCCGCCCGCGGTGTCGCTGCAGCAGCGCCGCTCGGCCCCCACCGCGCGCTCCTCCGTCGGCACGGTCACCAACCTCTCCAACTCCCTGCGCATGCTGTTCTCCCGCGCCGGGACCTATCCCCCGGGCGCCGAGAGTCTCGACTCCGACGCGTTCTCGCCGAACACGGCGGCCGGCGCGTGCCCCGAGTGCCAGGGCCTCGGCCAAGTGCACCGCACCAGCGAGGAGTTGCTGGTCCCCGACCCCGGGCTGTCGATCCGCGAGGGCGCGATCGCCGCCTGGCCGGGTGCCTGGCAGGGCAAGAACCTGCGGGACATCCTCGACGCGCTCGGGTACGACGTGGACCGGCCCTGGCGCGAACTGCCCGCCGAGGCACGGGAGTGGATCCTGTTCACGGACGAGCAGCCGGTCGTCACCGTGCACCCCGTCCGGGACGCCGACCGCATCCAACGCCCTTACCAGGGCACGTACATGAGCGCCCGGCGCTATGTGCTCAAGACCTTCTCGGACACCAAGTCTCCCACGCTGCGAGTCAAGGCGGAACGCTTCCTGACCGCCGTCCCCTGCCCTGCGTGCGGCGGCAGCAGACTGCGGCCCGAGGCGCTCGCCGTCACCTTCGCCGGCCGGACCATCGCCGAGCTGGCCGCCATGCCCCTGACCGGCCTGGCCGGGCTGCTGCACGGCGACTCGGAGACGGCCCGCGTCCTCACCGAGGACCTGAAGTCCCGGATCACGCCGGTCGTCGAGCTGGGACTCGGTTACCTCAGCCTCGACCGGGCGACCCCCGCCCTCTCCGCCGGCGAGCTGCAACGGCTGCGACTGGCCACCCAGTTGCGCTCCGGGCTGTTCGGCGTGGTGTACGTCCTGGACGAGCCCTCGGCGGGACTGCACCCGGCCGACACCGAGGCGCTGCTGGCGGTGCTGGACCGGCTCAAGGCGGCCGGGAACTCGGTGTTCGTCGTGGAGCACCAGCTGGAGGTGGTGCGCGGCGCCGACTGGGTGGTGGACGTCGGCCCGGGCGCGGGCGAGCACGGCGGGCGGGTGCTCTACAGCGGGCCGGTGGCCGAACTCGCCTCGGTCGAGGACTCGGCGACGGCACGCCACCTCTTCGACGAGGCGCCCGGACCGGCTCGTGAGGTCCGTGAGCCGCGCGGCTGGCTCCAGGTCGGTCCGGTGACCCGGCACAACCTGCGGGAGGTGACGGCCGGGTTCCCGCTCGGCGCGTTCACGGCGGTCACGGGTGTGTCCGGCTCGGGCAAGTCCACCCTGCTCGGCGCGCTGACCGAGGACCTCACGGGCGTGGACCGGCTGGTCCGGGTGGACCAGCGGCCCATCGGCCGCACCCCGCGCTCCAACCTGGCCACCTACACCGGCCTGTTCGACGTCGTACGCAAGGTGTTCGCCGCCACCGACGACGCACGGGAACGCGGGTACGGCGTCGGCCGGTTCTCCTTCAACGTCGCGGGCGGCCGCTGCGAGACCTGCCAGGGCGAGGGCTTCGTCAGCGTGGAACTCCTCTTCCTGCCGAGCACCTACGCGCCCTGCCCGGACTGCGCGGGCGCCCGCTACAACCCGGAGACCCTCAACGTCACGTACCGGGGACGGAACATCGCCGAGGTCCTGGACCTGACGGTGGAGGGCGCGGCGGAGTTCTTCGCGGACACGCCGGCGGCGGCCCGCAGCCTGGCCGCGCTGCTCGACGTGGGCCTCGGCTACCTGCGGCTGGGCCAGCCCGCCACCGAGCTGTCCGGCGGCGAGGCGCAACGCATCAAGCTGGCGAGCGAACTCCAGCGGGGCCGCCGCGGCCACACCCTCTACCTCCTGGACGAGCCGACGACCGGCCTGCACCCGGCCGACGTCGAGGTCCTGATGGACAGGCTGCACGCCCTGGTCGACGCCGGCCACACCGTCGTCGTGGTCGAGCACGACATGACGGTGGCCGCGGACGCCGACTGGATCATCGACCTCGGCCCGGGCGGCGGCGACCGGGGCGGCCGCATCATCGCGTCCGGCCCACCGTCCGAGGTGGCGGCGGCAGAAGGCAGCGCGACGGCACCGTACCTGGCGCGAGTCATGCCCTGACCCTGCCGACGAAAGCCAGACGGGGCCGGGAATGAGCACCACACCCGACCCCGCCCGTCCGCCACTACGACGAACGTCCACAACAGCGCCCCGAAAGGGGCGCGGGGCTGTGTCTGACAGCGGCTCCGCCGCGTGGGCGCGACCAGCCACAGCGGGGCCCGCACCCCCGAACGGCGCTACCGCTTACCTACCTTCCGGGCAGCCCGCAACCACTCCTTGTTCATGCTCGTGATGGAGACAAGCGGAATCCCCTTGGGACAAGCGGTGGCACACTCGCCCGCCAGCGTGCACCCCCCGAACCCCTCGGCGTCCATCTGCGCCACCATGTCCAGCACCCGCGTCTCCCGCTCCGGCGCCCCCTGCGGTAGCACGTTCAAGTGGTTCACCTTCGCCGAAGTGAACAGCATCGCCGCCCCGTTGGGACACGCGGCCACACACGCCCCGCACCCGATGCACTCCGCGTGCTCGAACGCGGACTCGGCGTCCGCCTTGGGCACGGGCGTCGCGTGGGCCTCGGGTGCGGAGCCGGTCGGGGCGGTGACGTAGCCGCCGGCCTGGATGATCCGGTCGAAGGCGGACCGGTCGACGACGAGGTCCTTGACGACCGGGAACGCGGAGGCCCGCCAGGGTTCGACGTCGATCGTGTCGCCGTCGCGGAAGGACCGCATGTGCAACTGGCAGGTGGTGGTGCGTTCGGGGCCGTGCGCGTCGCCGTTGATGACGAGGCTGCACGCGCCGCAGATGCCCTCGCGGCAGTCGTGGTCGAAGGCGACCGGTTCCTCGC
Coding sequences within it:
- a CDS encoding antitoxin, translating into MSVMDKLKQMLKGHEDQASKGIDKGGDMLDERTQGKYSSQVDTAQDKLNEQLRRDQDQPPQP
- a CDS encoding excinuclease ABC subunit UvrA → MHSPHDPYVRVRGAREHNLRGVDVDIPRDVLAVFTGVSGSGKSSLAFGTVYAEAQRRYFESVAPYARRLIHQVGAPKVGEITGLPPAVSLQQRRSAPTARSSVGTVTNLSNSLRMLFSRAGTYPPGAESLDSDAFSPNTAAGACPECQGLGQVHRTSEELLVPDPGLSIREGAIAAWPGAWQGKNLRDILDALGYDVDRPWRELPAEAREWILFTDEQPVVTVHPVRDADRIQRPYQGTYMSARRYVLKTFSDTKSPTLRVKAERFLTAVPCPACGGSRLRPEALAVTFAGRTIAELAAMPLTGLAGLLHGDSETARVLTEDLKSRITPVVELGLGYLSLDRATPALSAGELQRLRLATQLRSGLFGVVYVLDEPSAGLHPADTEALLAVLDRLKAAGNSVFVVEHQLEVVRGADWVVDVGPGAGEHGGRVLYSGPVAELASVEDSATARHLFDEAPGPAREVREPRGWLQVGPVTRHNLREVTAGFPLGAFTAVTGVSGSGKSTLLGALTEDLTGVDRLVRVDQRPIGRTPRSNLATYTGLFDVVRKVFAATDDARERGYGVGRFSFNVAGGRCETCQGEGFVSVELLFLPSTYAPCPDCAGARYNPETLNVTYRGRNIAEVLDLTVEGAAEFFADTPAAARSLAALLDVGLGYLRLGQPATELSGGEAQRIKLASELQRGRRGHTLYLLDEPTTGLHPADVEVLMDRLHALVDAGHTVVVVEHDMTVAADADWIIDLGPGGGDRGGRIIASGPPSEVAAAEGSATAPYLARVMP
- a CDS encoding succinate dehydrogenase/fumarate reductase iron-sulfur subunit — protein: MRLTLRVWRQKNADADGAMSTYDVDGISPDMSFLEMLDVLNEQLILGGEEPVAFDHDCREGICGACSLVINGDAHGPERTTTCQLHMRSFRDGDTIDVEPWRASAFPVVKDLVVDRSAFDRIIQAGGYVTAPTGSAPEAHATPVPKADAESAFEHAECIGCGACVAACPNGAAMLFTSAKVNHLNVLPQGAPERETRVLDMVAQMDAEGFGGCTLAGECATACPKGIPLVSITSMNKEWLRAARKVGKR